The genomic DNA CTGAAATGCTTCCCTTGCTGGTGTTCACGACGTTCGCCGGCTTGGCGGCCGGAGCGTACGCGGTCGATGCCCTGTGCGGGAACGGGCGCGCGGGCTCGGGGGCCGCCGCTCCTGCGCGCCCCTGGCTGTTCCCGCTCGTGTGCCTCGTGTTGCTGGGACTGGGCCTGTGCGGCACGTTGCTGCATCTGGGGCAGCCCTTGCGGTTCGTGAACGGCATGGCGAACCCCGGCTCCATGATCGCGCAGGAGGCGTACTGGTCCATCGCGTTCGGGGCGGTCATCGTCGTCGATCTTGCGGTGGCGAAGGCGAAGGGCGCCGCGGTGCGTCCGATCCGCTGGGCCGGAGGGCTGGTTGCCGTGGGGCTCATGGTGGTCACGGGACTGGCGTACTACCAGAGTTTGGGCCTGCCGGCTTGGAGCGGCGCTGCGACTGTGCCTCTGTTCCTGGTGGGCGACCTCGCGCTGGGCGCGGGTCTGTGCGCGCTGCTCGACCGGTCGGCGCTGGCGGGCGGCGTCCTGGCTGCGGCGAACGTGGCCGCCGGCGTTGCGTTCGCCGCGGTGCTGGGCGCGTTCGGGCTGCATCTGGCGCGCATCGGCCTGGACGCGACGGGGCTGCTGGTTGCCGCCGGCATCGTGGGGCCGCTGGCCGCAAGCGCCGTGGCTGCGGCGACCCGCGCGGGAAAGCTCCCCGCGCAGGCGGGCGGCGTGGCCGTGTGCGCCCTTGCGATCGTGGGCGTCGTGCTCGCCCGCTACGCCTTCTTCGCCGCGGGCATGATGTAGGTTCGCTGGCGTACCGAGGAAGGGCCCCTCTCGCAGCTTGGCGAGAGGGGCCCTTCGTGTCGGAGGCGTCCGGAGGGGAGGAGGGGACGCCTCGCGGGGGGAGGCGCTTACACCGCAGCGGCGGCGTTCTTGCCGGCCAGGCGGCCGAAGCTGAGGGCGGTGGCCAGGCTGATGCCGGCCACGACCACGGGGTAGTCCACCTGGAGGCGGCGGCCCATCGTGTTGCCGGCCACGTACAGGCCGGGGATCGGGTCGTTCGTGCCGTCCTTCGTCACCTGCAGGTCGTGGTTGCACTCGAGGCCGCCGAACATGACCAGCATGCCCGCGTTGCCGAACTTGCACGCGTAGTACGGCGGGTTCTCGACGGGGAACATGCGCTTCGACATCTTGCCGAAATCCTCGTCCAGGCCGTTGTGGCACAGCTCGTTGTAGCGCTCGATCTCGGCCTTCATCGTGTCGTAGGGCAGGCCCGTCTTCTCGGCCAGCTCCTCAAGCGTGTCGCATTTGACGTCGGCCGCTTCGTCCACCATAGCCTGCGTCGTGTAGCCCAGACCGAAGCCGGACAGCACGGTCTCGTACTCGGCGATCTTGTCGTCGGGAACGAAGTAGGTGGTGTAGCCGTGGCCGTCGGGCATGTGGATGATCTGCTCGGGCCACTTGCTGTCGAAGATCTGCCAGGACTTCACGCCCGCCTTGGCAAGCTCGGGGTCCTTGGCGACCGGCTGGCGCGTGTGCTCGTCGGCGATGTTCTGGCCGGGCACGTCCTCGTTCATGAAGCGCTTGCCCTCCATGTTGAGCTGCAGGAAGCTGTCCACGCCCAGGGCGCCGCCCATGTGGTGCGTCATCGGCGCGTGGGGGCCCAGCTCCATCCAACCGCCGGCCCAGATGCCCATGAGCTGGCCGCGGCCGTCATCCACGCCGCCCATGAACTCTTCGGTCCACGGCGCGTAGTAGTGGCGCATCTCGGTGTTCGCGCCGTAGTCGCCACAGCACAGCACGGTGGCTTTGGCGTTCACCTTGAGGTAGCCGTCCTTCGTCTTGGCGTAGGCGCCCACCACGGCGTCGCCTTCCTTGATGAGCTGCTCGCCCTCGGCCTCGTAGATGAGCTCGGCACCGGCGGCTAGGGCGGCGTTGAAGGCCGCCTCGCACGCCCACTGCATGTTGGGGTTCGTGGTGATGGTGCCGTGGAAGTACGGGTACACTTCTTCCTTGTAGTCGTACGTTTCCAGCTTGGGGAAGCACTTCGGGCGGATGAAGTTCGGCTTGTCGGTCTCGCGGTTGGCGGCCGTGGACTTCAGCACCTCGTAGTCGGCGCCCTCGATGAACCAGTCGAAGTCCTCGCCGGAGTGGTCGTACCAGTAGCTCATCATCCACGTGTCGCAGCGACCGCCGGTCTCCTTGACGTACTCGTTCATGATGTCGGCCTTGGGCGCCCATTCGATGCCCAGGTCCTTCTGGATCTGCGAGCCCACCACGCCGAAGTCGCCGGCCATGGAGATGACGGAATAGCTGTCCTCGGGCTGCTTCTCCAGCACGATGACCTTCTTGCCGGCCTCGGCGGCTTCCTTGGCGGCGGCGGTGCCGGCCAGGCCCATGCCGATGACGAGGACGTCGCAGTCCTTCTCCTCCTTGATGTCGGTGGGAACCTCCGGCGGCGTGAGGAAGTCGGGGGTGTAGTTGGTGGGGGAGACGCTCGACGCTGCGGCGCTGCCCGAACCGCCGTTGCCCTCGGCCGACGCGGTGCCGGCACCCTGCTGCGGTGCGCAGCCGGCAAGCCCGGCGGCTCCGGCGGCGACGGCCGCGGTGGCACCGAGGCCCAGGAATGCGCGACGACTCAGTTTGGTTTCTTTCATGTCCCTCTCTCCTTTCGATGAGAAGCGCGACGGCCCCAGACCGCCCGCTTCATCGTGAGGATTTCCGTGACGGAATCCTCCCCTGCGCCACCAACCATACGTGCCTGCGTGCTCGCCTGCCATACCTCCGCGCGGGTAGTTTTTCGCATTTCCCCCGGTGAACGCCCTACCTGATACGGGTGGGTAGCCGAGGTGGGACGCGAAAAACCGTCGATCGGACGGCAAACCATGAGCAAAAGACGAATTGATGGGGATGGGATATACTGGCAGGGAAACAGACGGAGGGTAGGGGCCGATGAGCTGTTTGAAGGATTTGGTTGCGGGCATGCGGGCGCGCGATGTCGTGTTCATGAGCGGGTATGCGCTGTATCTGACGTTCGGCTACATGTCGTTCGAGTCGCCGACGGTGCTCACCTCGCTGGGCGAGTCGGGCGCCCTCGTGCAGTCGCTGTTCCTCGTGGCGGTGATCGCGGCGCGCATGGTGGTGTACGCGGCGATGATCGCGCTGGCGCGGCGCGCGGGCCGCGGGTTTCCGCCCGCGGTGATTCTCGTGTGCGCGGGCGTTGCGGCCACGGGCTTCATCGTCACGCGCATGGCGTTCCAGTTCGCGGGGTTCGTGCCGTTGGACGAGCTCGTGCCGTGGCTGGTGGCGGGCGGCCTGTGCTTCGGCGCGGGCGACGCGCTGATCAACCTGCTGTGGGCGCGCTTCTCGGGCACGTTCGACCTGCGGCGCGTGTACCTGTTCGTGCTGATGAGCAGCGGGCTCAGCCTGGTGGTGTACCTCGTGGTGACGCTGCTGCCCTCGGCGCTCATGCTGCCGGTGGGCGCGGTGCTGTTCTTCGCGTCCGTGGTGTTCTGCCGCCAGTGCCTCGCCGCGCGCGAGCCCATCGCCGAAGAGTACTCGGCACCGGTGTTCAAGGGCGCGCTGTCCGCGCTGTGGCGCCCCGTGCTGGGCACCGCCATCCTCTCGTTCATGA from Eggerthella lenta DSM 2243 includes the following:
- a CDS encoding DmsC/YnfH family molybdoenzyme membrane anchor subunit encodes the protein MFAEMLPLLVFTTFAGLAAGAYAVDALCGNGRAGSGAAAPARPWLFPLVCLVLLGLGLCGTLLHLGQPLRFVNGMANPGSMIAQEAYWSIAFGAVIVVDLAVAKAKGAAVRPIRWAGGLVAVGLMVVTGLAYYQSLGLPAWSGAATVPLFLVGDLALGAGLCALLDRSALAGGVLAAANVAAGVAFAAVLGAFGLHLARIGLDATGLLVAAGIVGPLAASAVAAATRAGKLPAQAGGVAVCALAIVGVVLARYAFFAAGMM
- a CDS encoding FAD-dependent oxidoreductase, with translation MKETKLSRRAFLGLGATAAVAAGAAGLAGCAPQQGAGTASAEGNGGSGSAAASSVSPTNYTPDFLTPPEVPTDIKEEKDCDVLVIGMGLAGTAAAKEAAEAGKKVIVLEKQPEDSYSVISMAGDFGVVGSQIQKDLGIEWAPKADIMNEYVKETGGRCDTWMMSYWYDHSGEDFDWFIEGADYEVLKSTAANRETDKPNFIRPKCFPKLETYDYKEEVYPYFHGTITTNPNMQWACEAAFNAALAAGAELIYEAEGEQLIKEGDAVVGAYAKTKDGYLKVNAKATVLCCGDYGANTEMRHYYAPWTEEFMGGVDDGRGQLMGIWAGGWMELGPHAPMTHHMGGALGVDSFLQLNMEGKRFMNEDVPGQNIADEHTRQPVAKDPELAKAGVKSWQIFDSKWPEQIIHMPDGHGYTTYFVPDDKIAEYETVLSGFGLGYTTQAMVDEAADVKCDTLEELAEKTGLPYDTMKAEIERYNELCHNGLDEDFGKMSKRMFPVENPPYYACKFGNAGMLVMFGGLECNHDLQVTKDGTNDPIPGLYVAGNTMGRRLQVDYPVVVAGISLATALSFGRLAGKNAAAAV